Below is a window of Vicinamibacterales bacterium DNA.
GGTTCGGCGTCGCCGGCAACCGGCTGGCCGGCGGCCAGGGCGCGGGCAATCAGCCGGCGCAGCGCGTCGAGGCTGGGCGGCTTGGTGATGTAGTCGAACGCGCCGGCCTTCATGGCGTCGATCGAGGTCTGGCTGGTGCCGTATCCCGTCATCATCACCACGCACAGGCCCTGGTACTTCGCCTGCACCCGGTCGAGGGCCTGCAGCCCATCCACCCCTGGCATGCGGATGTCCATCAGCACGAGGTCGGGGCGGCGCTCGTCGATCGCGGCCAGCCCGTCGGCGGCGTTGCTCGCCACGCGGCACGCGTGGCCTTCGATCTCGAGGAACCGGCGCAACGCGCCCGCCACGGACGCGTCGTCGTCGACTACGAGGATGTCAGCCATGATTGGATGCGCCGAGGGGCAAGGTCATCATCGCACGCGTGCCCCGCGGTTGACGAGGCGTGAGGGCAATGCGGCCGCCGTGGCTTTCGACAACGGCCTTGGCATTGACGAGGCCGAGGCCGACGCCGCCGGGCTTCGACGAGACAAACGGGTCGAAGACGCGGTCCATGATCTCGGGGTCGATACCTTCGCCGTCATCGTCGATCTCGATCACCACATGGTCCCCGGTGGCGCGCGTCCTGATGTCAAGGACTCCGCCGTTGGGCATGGCATCCCCGGCGTTGCTGATCACGTTGAGCAGGGCCTGCGACAACCGCTCGGGGTCGATGTTGACCAGCGGCAACCGGGCCGGCAGGTCCAACTGGACCGCGACCTTGCGGTGCAGCAGCCGGGCGTCGAGCTGGCGGAGCACGGTACGGATGAGCGCGTTCAGGTCGGCGGGCATGCGCCGGATCTCGCCCGGCCGCGCCAGCTCGATCAGGTCGCGAATCACCGACTCGAGCTGGCTGATGTCGTCGAGCACGGCGCCCACGAGCGTGCCGCTGCGCGCGTCGCCCTTGACGCGCGACTCGAGCAGCTGCGCTTGGATCTTCATCGAGGCGAGCGGGTTGCGAATGTCGTGCGCAACCCGGGCGGCGAGCAGACCGGCGAGCGCGAGCTTCTCGGACCGCACCAGCGCGGATTGCGACGCGTCCAGCTGATCCAGCATCTCGTTGAACGCCTGCCCCAACCGCCCCACTTCGTCGGTCCCGGCGCGGGCGCGGCCGCGGCCGCCGCCGGCGACGTTGTGGGTGAAGGTCACCAACTGCTCGAGCGGCGCGGTGACGCGCCTGGCCACCACCTGGCTGATGAGGACGAGCCCGGCGAGGCTCGTCAGCGCGGTCAACAGGATGGTGCGCGCCACGGTGCGAATGGCGGCGGCGGCTTCGGTGGTCTCGACGATCACGGCCACCAGCACGCCGGGCCGGTCCGACACCGGGCGGTAGGCGGCGTAGCACGGGGCATCGCAGTCCAGCGCGTGCACGAGGCCCGCCACCCCGGCGGCGCGGGCGGCGCGGGCGTCTTCGCCGGACGTGACGGTGCGAATCAACCGGTCGCGAGCGGGGTCGATGGTCGTGGAGAGGACCGCACCGCCGTCATCAAAGGCGACGACGTCGGCGCCGGTGATGGCCTTGACGCTGCGAAGAATGGCGGGGTTGAAGGCGAAGCCGCCACGGCTGATGACATCGGCGGTGTTGAGGATTTGTGACTGGATCCTGGCCTCGAAGGCGCGCGACACCACGAGGAGCGCCAGGAAGGCCGACGCGGAGGTGGCGACCAGCGCGACCACGGCGAACGGGATGACGATCCGATAATGCAGCCGGAGGCGCCATCCCATGGCTCAGAACCCGACAATCCGGTTGGCATAGGCGTCGTGAATGCCGCGGCTGGCGGTCACGAAGTCATGCGTCACCGCCGTGGCTGCCGGCGCGGCCAGCACCGCCTGGTGCTTGTCGAGCAGCCGCGCGAGGCTGACCCCCAGGAACTTGCCCTCGCCCTCGTAGATGTGGGTGGCGTGCTGCAGGCCGGCTTGGCTGGTTTCAAAGACCCCGCTCATCCGTTCGAGGGTGGCGGCACGCTCGAAGTTGAACGCGACGTATCCGCGGACGTCGGCGATCAGCGCCGCCAGCGGATCGGCCGGATCGAGCGAGGCCAGGGCCTGGTCGGCCGCCGGTTCCGCGGCGGTGCGCAGTGCGGCCGCCTCTTCGATCAGTCGCAGCCCGGCGGCGCGGTAGTCCGGCAGCAGGGGCGTGGACCGCAGGAAGAGCTCGTTGTGGAAGTGGTAGTTGTAGTTGCGGTCGAGCACGTAATAACCGTCGAGCAGCTTCTCCAGGCTCCTCGCATACATCGCGAGCGCGGTCTGCACGGCCTCCGCTTCAGCGGGCGCCGCGGCCGGACGCGCCGGCACCGCGATGGCCTCGAAGTTGAAGCCGGCGCCGGGCTGCGCCGGATCCATGTAGAAGCTGGGGCTGCCCTGATACGCACCCGGGCGATTCTTGAAACCGAGATAGAGGCCGCCCGAAATCACCACGCCGGCCACCAACGCCATCACGGCCGTCCGCTCGGCGCGGGAGCGCCCGGCGACCGGATCCGCGGGTGCCGCCGGCGGCTGGCGCCATGCATACAGGATCACGGCCAGGATCGTCACGACCAGCGTGATGATCATCAGCGTGCCCAGAAACAGGTTGGCGAGGATCATCTCCAGCGTCAACAGCGCCACCGCGAGCATCGCGGTCCGCTCGCGTCCAAGATCGCGCCACACCGTGTAGCGCGCGGCCATCACGATCACCGCCACGGGCATCGCGAAGATCGCCGCCAGCAGGATGTGGACGATCCAGCGCATGGCGTTGATCGGCAGGTTGTCGATGATCTGGTCGCCCTGCGTGATCACCGGGTAGAACAGCCAGGGCAACACCAGCGGCATCGACACCACCAGCCGCTGCCGGCGATAGAGGTAGACCCCGGCCAGCAGGATGAAACCAAGGCCGACCAGGCTCAGGTACTCGCCCTGATCGATCAGGTACTGGCCCTTGAAGCTGGTCTCGGTCACGGCCATCGCCAGCAGGATCGCCGCCATCGCGGCGGTGATCGCGATCAGCCAGGCCGGGGGGCGCACGGCGTTCATCACGGCTTGACCCCCAGGACCAGCGAATGCGGATTCGGCCGCGGCATGTCACGCACTTCGATGGCGCCGAATCCAGCCGCCGCCAGCCAGCGCTGCATCTCGGTCTTGGCGTGGGCGGAGCCGTGGGCGCTGGTCACCATCATGTTCAACGCGAACGAGGTCGTGAACGGCGGACTGTTCTTGTGGTCGTCGTCGAAGAACACGTCGCTGACAATCACCTGGCCGCCTGGCTCGAGCGCGGCGAAGGTCTTGGTGAGCAACAGCATCACGTTGTCCGGATTCTCGCGGTGCATCATGCCCGAAAGGAGGGCGACGTCGAAGCCCGAGCCGAACGGCGTCTTCAGGTAATCCCCGGGCAGCAGCGACACGCGGTCGGCGAAGCCGGCGGCGTCCACCAGCTCGCGCGTGACTTCGAGCACGCCGGGACGATCGAGCACGGTCGCGGTCAGGCCCGGTGTCCTCGCGCACAGCAGGACGGAATACGTGCCCGGGCCGCCGCCCACGTCGATCAAGCGCGTGCGGCCGGTCAGATCGACGATCTGCGACAACACCGATCCGATGCCCTTGGCGCGTTCGTGCATGGCCATGACGAAGGCGCGCGTCTTGGCCTGGTCTTCGCCGAGAATGGTCTCGGGCGGCATGGTCGGGCGGCCGGACTTCACCAGGCCGGTGAGCCCGCCCCAGGCGGGATAGAGGTCGCGCGCGTAGGTCAGCGCGCCGCCCAGGTATGCTGGACGGCCGCGGACCAGGAACGTCTCGGCCGTCGGCGTGTTGACGAAGCGGTTGCCGTCACGTGTCAGCAGGCCGGCATCCACACACGATTCGAGCACCAGGCGCAACGGCTCCTGCTGAGCGCCCGACTTCGTGGCCAGTTCTTCGGCGGTGAGGGCGCCGCCGGCCAGGGCGGAAAACACGTCGAGCTCGGACGCGGCGAAGAAGATGGCGGACGACCGATACGCGATGGCTAACTGGGTAATGAGGCCGGGATTGGGGGCGTTCTGCGACGGATTCATGTAGCAGGAATAGTAACCCTTCCGGTACAGTCATTGGGTCAGTTACCCATCCCCTCATGTTGACGGTCGTTGAACGCATCCTTGCATCCGCGCTGCGCCAGGGCGCCACTCCCGAAGCCGCGGCGTGGCTCGCCCGCGGCCAGGCGCAGGCCGGCGACAGCTCGCTGCGGCCCCTGCTCGACGCCTACGCACGCGCCTCGCTCCACGCCGGCCGCGGATCACTGCCGATCGGCGCCGCCGGCCTGCAGCAATTGCGCGAGGCCGCACCGGGCGTGGGCTTCGAGCGGTGGACCCAGGACGATGCGGCGCGGGCGCTGTTGCTGATGGCCCGGCGCACCCTGGCGGGCGCCGGGCAGCCGTTCGTGGACGCCGCGCTCGCCTGCTTCGAAGAAGGCGACGCGCGCGAGCAACAGAGCTGGCTGCGGGCGCTGCCGTTGTGGCCGGAAGCCGGCCCGTTGCTGCCGCACGCCATCGAGGCGTGCCGCAGCAACATCATCCCCGTGTTCGAATCGCTGGCCTGCGAGAACCCCTACCCGGCGGCGCATTTCCCCGAGCGCAACTTCAACCAGATGGTGCTGAAGGCGCTGTTCAATTCGATTGCCCTCAGTCGAGTGGCTGGCCTGCCCTCGCGGTTGAACCCCGAACTGTCACGCATGGCGCGCGACTACGCCGCCGAGCGCACCGCCGCCGGCCGCACGGTGCCGGCCGACATCGGGATGGCCCTCCACGACCTGGCCCAGGAGCCTTCATGAAGATTTTCGACCCGCACATCCACATGACGTCGCGCTCGACCGACGATTACGAAGCCATGGCCAAGGCCGGCATTCTCGCCATCGTCGAGCCGGCGTTCTGGCTGGGACAGCCGCGCACGCAGGCCGGCAGCTTCGTGGACTATTTCAACAGCCTGCTCGGCTGGGAACGCTTCCGCGCCTCGCAGTTCGGCATCCGCCACTTCTGCACCATCGGCCTCAACCCCAAGGAAGCCAACAACCCGAAGCTGTCGGACGAAGTGCTGGCGTTGCTCCCGCGCTTCCTGGCGAAAGACGGCGTCGTCGCGGTTGGCGAGATCGGGTTCGATGACCAGACCGACGCCGAGGAGGCAGTGCTGGCGCGACAAATCGAACTGGCCGCCGAGTTCTCGCTGCCGGTCCTCATTCACACGCCGCATCGTGACAAGAAACGCGGCACGCAGCGCACCATCGAGGTGGTGCGCAAGCTCGGGTTTCCGGAGGAGCGCGTGCTGATCGATCACAACAACGAAGAGACGCTGCCCCTGGTCCTGGAAACCAAATGCTGGGCCGGGCACACCCTCTACCCGAACACCAAGATGGACGAGCTGCGCATGGCCGCGCTCGTGAAGAAGTACGGCACCGACCGCATCATCGTCAACAGCGCCGCCGACTGGGGCATCAGCGATCCGCTCAAGGTGCCCAAGACGATCGCGGTGATGCAGGAGCAGGGTATTCCCGACGATGCGATCCAGCGGATCGTGTGGGACAACCCGGTGGCGTTCTTCGCGCAGAGCGGCCGGCTCGACGTCGCCGACCTCGAACAGCGGCCGGCCATCGACCGCGGGCAGAAGTTCGAGACCAACTCGGTGTTGCGCGGGGACCAGCGGTAGGCTGGCCCGCCGGCGATGACCCCGACCGCCGTTCTCAACGTCGTCGGATTGACGAGGGCCCTGATGGGGCCGGACACCCCTCACCTCAACGCGCTGGCGTCGGACGGCGCGATGGCGCCGATCCGCGCCATCACGCCGGCGGTGACCTGCTCCGCGCAGTCCACGTTCCTCACCGGCCTGCTCCCTCGCGACCACGGCATTGTCGGCAACGGTTGGTACTTCCGCGACCTGGCGCAGGTGATG
It encodes the following:
- a CDS encoding ATP-binding protein gives rise to the protein MGWRLRLHYRIVIPFAVVALVATSASAFLALLVVSRAFEARIQSQILNTADVISRGGFAFNPAILRSVKAITGADVVAFDDGGAVLSTTIDPARDRLIRTVTSGEDARAARAAGVAGLVHALDCDAPCYAAYRPVSDRPGVLVAVIVETTEAAAAIRTVARTILLTALTSLAGLVLISQVVARRVTAPLEQLVTFTHNVAGGGRGRARAGTDEVGRLGQAFNEMLDQLDASQSALVRSEKLALAGLLAARVAHDIRNPLASMKIQAQLLESRVKGDARSGTLVGAVLDDISQLESVIRDLIELARPGEIRRMPADLNALIRTVLRQLDARLLHRKVAVQLDLPARLPLVNIDPERLSQALLNVISNAGDAMPNGGVLDIRTRATGDHVVIEIDDDGEGIDPEIMDRVFDPFVSSKPGGVGLGLVNAKAVVESHGGRIALTPRQPRGTRAMMTLPLGASNHG
- a CDS encoding methyltransferase, producing the protein MNPSQNAPNPGLITQLAIAYRSSAIFFAASELDVFSALAGGALTAEELATKSGAQQEPLRLVLESCVDAGLLTRDGNRFVNTPTAETFLVRGRPAYLGGALTYARDLYPAWGGLTGLVKSGRPTMPPETILGEDQAKTRAFVMAMHERAKGIGSVLSQIVDLTGRTRLIDVGGGPGTYSVLLCARTPGLTATVLDRPGVLEVTRELVDAAGFADRVSLLPGDYLKTPFGSGFDVALLSGMMHRENPDNVMLLLTKTFAALEPGGQVIVSDVFFDDDHKNSPPFTTSFALNMMVTSAHGSAHAKTEMQRWLAAAGFGAIEVRDMPRPNPHSLVLGVKP
- a CDS encoding EboA domain-containing protein, which encodes MLTVVERILASALRQGATPEAAAWLARGQAQAGDSSLRPLLDAYARASLHAGRGSLPIGAAGLQQLREAAPGVGFERWTQDDAARALLLMARRTLAGAGQPFVDAALACFEEGDAREQQSWLRALPLWPEAGPLLPHAIEACRSNIIPVFESLACENPYPAAHFPERNFNQMVLKALFNSIALSRVAGLPSRLNPELSRMARDYAAERTAAGRTVPADIGMALHDLAQEPS
- a CDS encoding TatD family hydrolase translates to MKIFDPHIHMTSRSTDDYEAMAKAGILAIVEPAFWLGQPRTQAGSFVDYFNSLLGWERFRASQFGIRHFCTIGLNPKEANNPKLSDEVLALLPRFLAKDGVVAVGEIGFDDQTDAEEAVLARQIELAAEFSLPVLIHTPHRDKKRGTQRTIEVVRKLGFPEERVLIDHNNEETLPLVLETKCWAGHTLYPNTKMDELRMAALVKKYGTDRIIVNSAADWGISDPLKVPKTIAVMQEQGIPDDAIQRIVWDNPVAFFAQSGRLDVADLEQRPAIDRGQKFETNSVLRGDQR